In the genome of Dermacentor silvarum isolate Dsil-2018 chromosome 1, BIME_Dsil_1.4, whole genome shotgun sequence, one region contains:
- the LOC125942127 gene encoding neuropeptide-like protein 31 isoform X1 → MKAVAILATFALLVAVTSAGFVGGCSGHVLGYGGHGLVHGAGYGLGYAGHGFGLRHLGYGYGGYGLGHGGYGLGHGGYGLGHGGYGLHYGYGLGYKH, encoded by the coding sequence GCTATCCTCGCTACTTTCGCCCTCCTTGTGGCTGTTACCAGCGCTGGCTTCGTCGGAGGTTGTAGCGGTCACGTCCTTGGATATGGCGGTCATGGCCTTGTCCACGGAGCGGGATACGGACTGGGCTACGCCGGACACGGCTTTGGACTTAGGCACCTTGGCTACGGATATGGCGGCTACGGCCTGGGACACGGCGGCTACGGCCTGGGACACGGCGGCTACGGCCTGGGACACGGCGGCTACGGACTCCACTACGGCTACGGACTCGGATACAAGCACTAG
- the LOC125942126 gene encoding neuropeptide-like protein 31, producing the protein MKAVAILATFALLVAVTSAGFVGGCGGHVLGYGGHGLVHGAGYGLGYAGHGFGLAHLGYGYGGYGLGHGGYGLGHGGYGLGHGGYGLHNGYGLGYKH; encoded by the exons ATGAAGGCAGTT GCTATCCTCGCTACTTTCGCCCTCCTTGTGGCTGTTACCAGCGCTGGCTTCGTCGGAGGTTGTGGCGGTCACGTCCTTGGATATGGCGGTCATGGCCTTGTCCACGGAGCGGGATACGGACTGGGCTACGCCGGACACGGCTTTGGACTGGCGCACCTTGGCTACGGATATGGCGGTTACGGCCTGGGACACGGCGGCTACGGCCTGGGACACGGCGGCTACGGCCTGGGACACGGCGGCTACGGACTCCACAACGGCTACGGACTCGGATACAAGCACTAG
- the LOC125942127 gene encoding neuropeptide-like protein 31 isoform X2, producing MKAVAILATFALLVAVTSAGFVGGCSGHVLGYGGHGLVHGAGYGLGYAGHGFGLRHLGYGYGGYGLGHGGYGLGHGGYGLGHGGYGLHYGYGLGYKH from the exons ATGAAGGCAGTT GCTATCCTCGCTACTTTCGCCCTCCTTGTGGCTGTTACCAGCGCTGGCTTCGTCGGAGGTTGTAGCGGTCACGTCCTTGGATATGGCGGTCATGGCCTTGTCCACGGAGCGGGATACGGACTGGGCTACGCCGGACACGGCTTTGGACTTAGGCACCTTGGCTACGGATATGGCGGCTACGGCCTGGGACACGGCGGCTACGGCCTGGGACACGGCGGCTACGGCCTGGGACACGGCGGCTACGGACTCCACTACGGCTACGGACTCGGATACAAGCACTAG